One genomic segment of Actinoplanes ianthinogenes includes these proteins:
- a CDS encoding GAF domain-containing protein produces the protein MEQERLAALHEYRLRDTPPDAELQAVLRIAAEIAGVRSASLNLIDERRQYQLTALNQRPTDCDRDDSMCAVSFQSGAVTHVPDARLDARYRDNPWVTGRLGEIRFYAAAPLISPEGHALGTLCVSDTVPRELTATQQAQLGDLAGIVVAFFERRRQARLTAELAAAAQAKQQWTDTLLDTVDVAVIACDENYQVTLWNRTAREWHGRSGDPLRSDIAEQLGLYEPDGSTPIPDDELPLWVALRTGAVVTGREIMIRRPAGEPVHVRVNASPLRDADGRIVGAVLAQSDITADRTRRRLVEQARERLAAANAELERSNADLTNFAAAVGHDLIAPLAAVGGFLELLALDGYDVAAAGSARVAEMRDLIDDLLADALAARSGAAADRR, from the coding sequence CGGCCAGCCTGAACCTGATCGACGAACGCCGCCAGTACCAGCTGACGGCGCTCAACCAGAGGCCCACCGACTGCGACCGGGACGACTCGATGTGCGCGGTCAGCTTCCAGTCCGGCGCTGTCACCCACGTCCCGGACGCCCGGCTCGACGCCCGGTACCGGGACAATCCCTGGGTCACCGGGCGGCTCGGCGAGATCCGGTTCTACGCCGCGGCGCCGCTGATCTCCCCGGAGGGGCACGCGCTGGGCACGCTGTGCGTGTCGGACACCGTGCCGCGTGAGCTCACCGCCACCCAGCAGGCGCAGCTCGGCGACCTGGCCGGCATCGTCGTGGCATTCTTCGAACGGCGCCGGCAGGCCCGGCTCACCGCCGAGCTGGCCGCCGCCGCGCAGGCCAAGCAGCAGTGGACCGACACCCTGCTGGACACCGTCGACGTGGCGGTGATCGCCTGCGACGAGAACTACCAGGTGACGCTCTGGAACCGGACGGCCCGGGAGTGGCACGGCCGCAGCGGTGATCCGCTGCGGTCCGACATCGCCGAGCAGCTCGGCCTGTACGAACCGGACGGCAGCACCCCGATCCCGGACGACGAACTCCCGTTGTGGGTGGCGCTGCGCACCGGCGCCGTGGTCACCGGCCGGGAGATCATGATCCGCCGCCCGGCCGGCGAACCGGTGCACGTCCGGGTCAACGCCAGCCCGCTGCGCGACGCCGACGGCCGGATCGTCGGCGCGGTACTGGCCCAGTCCGACATCACCGCCGACCGCACCCGGCGCCGCCTGGTCGAGCAGGCCCGGGAGCGGCTCGCCGCGGCCAACGCCGAGCTGGAACGTTCCAACGCGGACCTCACCAACTTCGCCGCCGCGGTCGGCCATGACCTGATCGCCCCGCTCGCCGCGGTCGGCGGTTTCCTGGAGCTGCTGGCGCTCGACGGCTACGACGTAGCCGCCGCCGGCTCGGCCCGGGTGGCCGAGATGCGCGACCTGATCGACGACCTCCTGGCGGACGCGCTGGCGGCCCGTTCAGGAGCGGCCGCGGACCGCCGATAG
- a CDS encoding sensor histidine kinase: MGLVTGLDTREQRRLAALHEYRLLDSPAGDELEAVVRVAATVAGVPTATLNLIDENRQCQLTTVGFEGGDSARSDSMCAIRFETGEFTYLPDASLDPTYRLNPWVTGIYANVRFYASAPLVTPDGYALGSLCVFHDRPATLTEEQVARLKDLAQVIVALFERRRQARLNGELAAITEARQRWTDTLLDTIDVAVVACDQAGRLTLFNRAARDWHGLDADPAVDPHDFSDRYALFDTDGVTPLPADRIPLLRALHEGTVSHAEMIIRRRDAEPLHVSVNGRALIAPDGTPIGAVVAMNDVTTDRAQQRVIEQARSELAAANEELRRSNTDLTNFAGAVSHDLVAPLGAVGGYLELLEDVVEGQPRAWVDAASRAVTRMRDLISSLLGYARAGSAPVRCVTADLGEVFGSVVDDLGAEIRAADAEVTAPGRLPSVSCDPVLARQLLQNLIANAIKYRHPDRSPRVEVTAERDGDCWGVTIADNGLGIPPEQRNRVFDMFTRLDGPKVSGHGIGLSSCLRIVDRHGGTIRVDDNEGGGTRVIFTLPDRPA; encoded by the coding sequence GTGGGTCTCGTCACGGGTCTGGACACGCGGGAGCAGCGGCGGCTGGCCGCGCTGCACGAGTACCGCCTGCTCGACTCCCCGGCCGGGGACGAGTTGGAGGCGGTGGTCCGGGTCGCCGCGACGGTGGCCGGCGTGCCGACCGCCACCCTCAACCTGATCGACGAGAACCGGCAGTGCCAGCTCACCACGGTCGGCTTCGAGGGCGGTGACTCGGCCCGCTCCGACTCGATGTGTGCGATCCGGTTCGAGACCGGCGAGTTCACCTACCTCCCGGACGCCAGCCTCGACCCCACCTACCGGCTCAACCCGTGGGTGACCGGGATCTACGCCAACGTCCGGTTCTACGCCTCGGCCCCGCTGGTCACCCCGGACGGCTACGCGCTCGGCTCGCTCTGTGTCTTCCACGACCGGCCGGCGACGCTGACCGAGGAGCAGGTCGCCCGGCTCAAGGACCTGGCCCAGGTGATCGTGGCGCTGTTCGAGCGCCGCCGACAGGCCCGCCTCAACGGGGAGCTGGCCGCGATCACCGAGGCCCGGCAGCGCTGGACCGACACCCTGCTGGACACGATCGACGTTGCCGTCGTCGCCTGCGACCAGGCCGGCCGGCTCACCCTGTTCAACCGGGCCGCCCGGGACTGGCACGGCCTGGACGCCGACCCGGCGGTCGACCCGCACGACTTCTCCGACCGCTACGCGCTGTTCGACACCGACGGCGTCACCCCGCTGCCCGCCGACCGGATCCCGCTGCTCCGGGCGCTGCACGAGGGCACGGTCAGCCACGCCGAGATGATCATCAGGCGGCGGGACGCCGAGCCGCTGCACGTCAGCGTCAACGGCCGCGCCCTGATCGCGCCGGACGGCACCCCGATCGGCGCGGTCGTCGCGATGAACGACGTCACCACCGACCGCGCCCAGCAGCGGGTGATCGAGCAGGCCCGGTCCGAGCTGGCCGCCGCCAACGAGGAGCTGCGCCGGTCGAACACCGACCTGACCAACTTCGCCGGCGCGGTCAGCCACGACCTGGTCGCCCCGCTCGGCGCCGTCGGCGGCTACCTGGAACTGCTGGAGGACGTGGTCGAGGGGCAGCCCCGGGCCTGGGTCGACGCCGCCTCCCGGGCGGTCACCCGGATGCGCGACCTGATCAGCTCGCTGCTCGGCTACGCCCGGGCCGGCAGCGCGCCGGTGCGGTGCGTGACCGCGGACCTCGGCGAGGTCTTCGGCAGCGTAGTCGACGACCTGGGCGCCGAGATCCGGGCGGCGGACGCCGAGGTGACCGCGCCGGGCCGGCTGCCCTCCGTCTCCTGCGATCCGGTGCTGGCCCGCCAACTGCTCCAGAACCTGATCGCCAACGCGATCAAATACCGGCACCCGGACCGGTCACCCCGGGTCGAGGTGACCGCGGAGCGTGACGGTGATTGCTGGGGTGTCACCATCGCCGACAACGGGCTGGGCATCCCGCCGGAGCAGCGCAACCGGGTCTTCGACATGTTCACCCGGCTGGACGGCCCGAAGGTTTCCGGTCACGGCATCGGCCTGTCCAGCTGCCTGCGGATCGTCGACCGGCACGGTGGCACGATCCGGGTGGACGACAACGAGGGTGGCGGAACCCGGGTGATCTTCACACTCCCGGACCGACCGGCCTGA
- a CDS encoding glycosyltransferase family 39 protein yields MSVVRLRERPVTADLTWIPAPRAAAEDVPSASVSYPAPRRRVGLRAAWPALAGYALLRAAGLLTLWYFAAAKHRGMGFLLGRYDANWYVGIATRGYDTAIPLNPDGSLATTNLAFFPLYPGLIALADRILPGDAHLAGIAVAWLAGLAAAWGLFAIGTHLRSRRAGVLLAALWAVLPHGLVESMGYTETLFTALAAWSLFAVLRRHWLTAGLLCALAGLTRPTGAALAAAVGIAALAAILRRHDRWRPWAAGLMAPLGFAGYIIWVGHRLGRADGYFHVQKDAWKMSYDNGSYTLSMARDLLAKPSQLAYVMCTLVLLAAIALFFALSANRQAWPLAVYALVIIAMVVFGDGYYHAKGRLLMPAFPLLLPIATALGAAHRRTVIAALLFLTAISTTYGVYLALYWTHSP; encoded by the coding sequence TTGTCAGTAGTGAGACTCAGGGAACGGCCGGTCACCGCCGACCTGACGTGGATTCCCGCACCCCGGGCCGCGGCCGAGGACGTACCGTCAGCATCGGTCAGCTATCCGGCGCCGCGCCGCCGGGTCGGTCTCCGTGCGGCCTGGCCGGCCCTGGCCGGATACGCCCTGCTGCGGGCCGCCGGGCTGCTCACGCTCTGGTATTTCGCCGCCGCGAAGCATCGCGGGATGGGGTTCCTTCTCGGTCGCTACGACGCCAACTGGTACGTCGGCATCGCCACCCGCGGCTACGACACGGCCATCCCGCTCAACCCGGACGGTTCGCTCGCCACCACGAACCTGGCGTTCTTCCCGCTCTACCCGGGCCTGATCGCGCTCGCCGACCGGATCCTGCCGGGCGACGCGCACCTGGCCGGGATCGCGGTCGCCTGGCTGGCCGGCCTCGCCGCGGCCTGGGGCCTGTTCGCGATCGGCACGCACCTGCGCAGCCGTCGCGCCGGCGTGCTGCTCGCCGCTCTCTGGGCCGTCCTCCCGCACGGCCTCGTCGAGTCGATGGGCTACACCGAGACGCTGTTCACCGCGCTCGCCGCCTGGTCACTGTTCGCCGTGCTCCGCCGCCACTGGCTCACCGCCGGCCTGCTCTGCGCCCTCGCCGGCCTCACCCGCCCGACCGGCGCCGCCCTGGCCGCCGCCGTCGGGATAGCCGCCCTGGCCGCGATCCTCCGCCGCCACGACCGCTGGCGCCCCTGGGCGGCCGGATTGATGGCCCCGCTCGGCTTCGCCGGATACATCATCTGGGTAGGACATCGCCTGGGCCGCGCCGACGGCTATTTCCACGTCCAGAAAGACGCGTGGAAAATGAGCTACGACAACGGTTCCTACACCCTGTCCATGGCCCGCGACCTGCTCGCGAAACCGTCCCAGCTGGCCTACGTCATGTGCACCCTGGTCCTGCTGGCCGCCATCGCCCTCTTCTTCGCCCTCTCCGCGAACCGCCAGGCCTGGCCCCTGGCCGTCTACGCCCTGGTCATCATCGCCATGGTCGTTTTCGGCGACGGCTATTACCACGCCAAAGGCCGCCTCCTGATGCCCGCTTTCCCGTTACTGCTCCCGATCGCCACCGCCCTCGGGGCCGCCCACCGCCGCACGGTGATCGCCGCCCTGCTGTTCCTGACCGCGATATCCACGACATACGGCGTCTATCTCGCGCTTTACTGGACCCATTCCCCATGA
- a CDS encoding class I SAM-dependent methyltransferase produces the protein MRGVTERALSFGAVAAAYERFRPGYPGELFDLVAGYAGRPLRRGLEIGAGTGKATRLFAERGVAVTATEPDAAMLAELRKHVDVRTVRAAFEELPAGERYDLVYAAAALHWTVPEGRWERVAGLLEPGGVFASFGGPFLLTDPEVERAVATARAPFLDRDDVPSPDGTPPENAMQWPGTELLESAWFTDVQQHRIERRFVMSASDYVGHLATISAYLELPAEVREQAFERILRALPERVEVNADIMAHLARRRAGRDG, from the coding sequence ATGCGCGGCGTGACGGAGCGGGCGTTGAGTTTCGGGGCGGTGGCGGCGGCTTACGAGCGGTTTCGGCCGGGGTATCCCGGGGAGCTGTTCGACCTGGTGGCCGGGTATGCGGGGCGGCCGCTGCGGCGGGGGCTGGAGATCGGGGCCGGGACGGGGAAGGCGACGCGACTCTTCGCGGAGCGGGGGGTGGCGGTGACCGCCACCGAACCGGATGCGGCGATGCTGGCCGAGTTGCGGAAGCATGTGGACGTCAGGACGGTGCGGGCGGCGTTCGAGGAGCTGCCGGCGGGGGAGCGCTATGACCTGGTGTACGCGGCGGCCGCGCTGCACTGGACGGTGCCGGAGGGGCGCTGGGAGCGGGTGGCGGGGCTGCTGGAGCCGGGTGGGGTGTTCGCCTCGTTCGGCGGGCCGTTCCTGCTGACGGATCCGGAGGTGGAGCGGGCCGTCGCCACGGCCCGGGCGCCGTTCCTGGACCGGGACGACGTGCCGTCGCCGGACGGTACGCCGCCGGAGAACGCGATGCAGTGGCCGGGGACGGAGCTGCTGGAGTCCGCCTGGTTCACCGACGTTCAGCAGCATCGGATCGAGCGGCGGTTCGTGATGAGCGCGTCCGATTACGTCGGGCATCTCGCCACGATCTCGGCCTATCTCGAGCTGCCGGCCGAGGTCCGGGAGCAGGCGTTCGAGCGGATCCTGCGGGCGTTGCCGGAGCGCGTCGAGGTGAATGCCGACATCATGGCGCACCTCGCCCGCCGCCGCGCCGGGCGGGACGGCTGA
- a CDS encoding glycoside hydrolase domain-containing protein translates to MSSPWLKRHRKRLIGGAVVLLSLTPLVFMNTAGAATALPPQPGNFTGYGFDACTAPSSETMDVWLRTSPYRAAGIYIGGVSRGCAQPNLTADWVREQVNRGWRLFPLYVGPQASCTKATKKNLIDNSAAASQGTAAATDAVNQARALGLSQQSVLIYDMEAYDSTDATCKAGVLAFMGAWSARLHDLGYFSGYYSSAGSGIADQVAVYNKPGYVRPDYVDFARWDTKATTSDAVIPSGYWSPNRRMKQFVGGHVETFGGVSINIDSDYLDFRLLPGATRSDWTRNGWSDVVALTKSTGNLFAYPGNGSYVTDSQRMSIAGSKGGMDQLVRMDLNRDGIPDLITRHRKTGAVYLYPGLSNGKLGTRKQLYKDQRKLREFTAIGDFNRDGYQDLLAQQISNGDLYLYPGVKGAKFGTRKIVAYGNWSDRTEFTGAGDFNRDGYQDLVVKEIKTGALYLYRGKSGGFQARVKIGSASGLRDVLGAGDFDRDGYTDLIAVQASTGHLFLARGNGKTLSAWVRISTGYKGRSPLL, encoded by the coding sequence ATGAGTTCCCCCTGGTTGAAGCGGCACCGCAAGCGCCTGATCGGCGGCGCGGTCGTCTTGCTCTCGCTCACCCCGCTGGTGTTCATGAACACCGCGGGCGCGGCGACGGCGCTGCCGCCACAGCCGGGCAACTTCACCGGGTACGGCTTCGACGCCTGCACCGCCCCGTCCAGCGAGACCATGGACGTCTGGCTGAGGACGTCGCCGTACCGGGCCGCCGGCATCTACATCGGCGGGGTCAGCCGCGGCTGCGCCCAGCCGAACCTGACCGCCGACTGGGTCCGTGAGCAGGTCAACCGCGGCTGGCGGCTGTTCCCGCTCTACGTGGGGCCGCAGGCCAGCTGCACCAAGGCCACCAAGAAGAACCTGATCGACAACAGCGCCGCGGCGTCGCAGGGCACCGCCGCCGCGACCGACGCGGTCAACCAGGCGCGGGCGCTCGGGCTCTCCCAGCAGAGCGTGCTGATCTACGACATGGAGGCGTACGACAGCACCGACGCCACCTGCAAGGCCGGCGTGCTGGCGTTCATGGGCGCGTGGAGCGCCCGGCTGCACGACCTCGGCTACTTCTCCGGGTACTACAGCAGCGCCGGATCCGGCATCGCCGACCAGGTCGCGGTCTACAACAAGCCCGGATACGTACGGCCGGACTACGTCGACTTCGCCCGCTGGGACACGAAGGCCACGACCAGCGACGCGGTGATCCCGTCCGGGTACTGGTCGCCGAACCGGCGGATGAAGCAGTTCGTCGGCGGTCACGTCGAGACGTTCGGCGGCGTGTCGATCAACATCGACAGCGACTACCTGGACTTCCGCCTCCTGCCCGGGGCGACGCGCTCGGACTGGACCCGCAACGGCTGGTCCGACGTGGTGGCGCTGACCAAGAGCACCGGCAACCTGTTCGCCTACCCGGGCAACGGCAGCTACGTCACGGACAGCCAGCGGATGTCCATCGCCGGCAGCAAGGGCGGCATGGACCAGCTGGTCCGGATGGACCTGAACCGCGACGGCATCCCCGACCTGATCACCCGGCACAGGAAGACCGGCGCGGTCTACCTGTACCCCGGCCTCAGCAACGGGAAGCTCGGCACCCGCAAGCAGCTCTACAAGGACCAGCGCAAACTCCGCGAGTTCACCGCGATCGGCGACTTCAACCGGGACGGTTACCAGGACCTGCTCGCGCAGCAGATCAGCAACGGCGACCTCTACCTGTACCCGGGCGTGAAGGGCGCCAAGTTCGGCACCCGCAAGATCGTCGCCTACGGCAACTGGAGCGACCGCACCGAGTTCACCGGCGCCGGTGACTTCAACCGGGACGGTTACCAGGACCTGGTGGTCAAGGAGATCAAGACCGGCGCCCTGTACCTGTACCGCGGCAAGTCCGGCGGCTTCCAGGCCCGGGTGAAGATCGGTTCGGCGTCCGGCCTGCGCGACGTGCTCGGCGCCGGCGACTTCGACCGGGACGGCTACACCGACCTGATCGCCGTCCAGGCCAGCACCGGTCACCTGTTCCTGGCCCGCGGCAACGGCAAGACCCTGTCCGCCTGGGTCCGGATCAGCACCGGCTACAAGGGCCGTTCGCCGCTCCTCTGA
- a CDS encoding HD domain-containing protein, translating to MTVISLVRGPHERASSVALPAGPLTVAARQVAASLIGDMGNRWLHTRGVAARAAELAGPLGVDGDLLTAAAWLHDIGYAEPTVVTGFHPLDGADHLTRHGWPVRVAGLVAYHSGARFVAAARGLSELLAAYPDERTVLADALTYADQTVGPSGLRVDPAARYAEVLHRHGPCSWNALVDADRGPYLRAVTGRIEHLLALPAAA from the coding sequence ATGACGGTCATCAGCCTGGTCCGCGGCCCGCACGAGCGCGCCTCGTCGGTTGCCCTCCCGGCGGGTCCGCTGACCGTCGCGGCGCGGCAGGTGGCCGCGTCGCTGATCGGGGACATGGGGAATCGGTGGCTGCACACCCGGGGTGTCGCCGCGCGGGCGGCCGAGCTGGCCGGGCCGCTGGGGGTCGACGGCGACCTGCTCACCGCGGCCGCGTGGCTGCACGACATCGGGTACGCCGAGCCGACGGTGGTGACCGGGTTCCACCCGCTGGACGGGGCGGACCATCTGACCCGCCACGGGTGGCCGGTGCGGGTCGCGGGGCTGGTGGCCTATCACTCCGGGGCCCGGTTCGTGGCCGCGGCGCGGGGGCTCAGTGAGCTGCTCGCGGCGTACCCCGACGAGCGGACGGTGCTGGCGGACGCGCTGACCTATGCCGATCAGACGGTGGGGCCGTCCGGTCTGCGGGTCGATCCGGCGGCTCGGTATGCCGAGGTGCTGCATCGGCACGGGCCCTGCTCGTGGAACGCCCTGGTGGACGCGGATCGCGGACCCTACCTGCGGGCCGTCACCGGCCGCATCGAGCACCTGCTCGCCCTCCCCGCCGCTGCCTGA
- a CDS encoding M20 family metallopeptidase — protein MEELLAPLEALIGIHSTADRPGELHRALGLVLDLLGPGFEIRRFESGGKPSALVTHPDRPGRPRVILNAHLDVVPGTPDQFRAHRDGDRLYGRGAHDMKAAALVLATVFRELAGRLPYPIALQLVTDEEMGGFDGTGHQLEAGVRGDFVIIGEQSGLRVVTESKGLVRARLIAPGQAAHAAYPWLGSNALLTLMSAIEKLLGRYPLPTAEAWATTVNVARIETTNEAVNQVPADATAWLDIRCPPEDTDFAARSPAQIEAHLRQVTGSTVEVLVEAVGTPHRADPDSAGVRALREAIQTVGHPGSLLRKHGAADSRFYFPLGIDAVIFGPTGDGQHGPSEYLEISSLRPYHDALSAFLQSTSLFDTPGAPSPTAPRPPRP, from the coding sequence ATGGAGGAACTGCTCGCGCCACTGGAAGCGCTGATCGGCATCCATTCCACCGCCGACCGGCCCGGTGAGCTGCACCGGGCCCTCGGCCTGGTGCTCGACCTGCTCGGCCCCGGGTTCGAGATCCGCCGCTTCGAGTCCGGCGGCAAGCCGAGCGCCCTGGTCACCCACCCGGACCGGCCCGGCCGCCCGCGGGTCATCCTCAACGCCCACCTCGACGTCGTCCCCGGCACTCCCGATCAGTTCCGGGCGCATCGGGACGGCGACCGCCTCTACGGCCGGGGCGCCCACGACATGAAGGCGGCCGCCCTGGTCCTGGCCACCGTCTTTCGCGAGCTGGCCGGCCGGCTGCCCTACCCGATCGCGTTGCAGCTGGTCACCGACGAGGAGATGGGCGGTTTCGACGGCACCGGCCACCAGCTGGAGGCGGGCGTCCGCGGCGACTTCGTGATCATCGGCGAGCAGAGCGGGCTGCGCGTGGTCACCGAGTCCAAGGGCCTGGTCCGCGCTCGCCTGATCGCTCCCGGTCAGGCCGCGCACGCCGCCTATCCGTGGCTCGGCTCCAACGCCCTGCTCACGCTGATGTCCGCCATCGAGAAGCTGCTCGGCCGCTATCCGCTGCCCACCGCGGAAGCCTGGGCCACAACGGTCAACGTGGCCCGCATCGAAACCACCAACGAGGCCGTCAACCAGGTGCCCGCCGACGCCACCGCCTGGCTCGACATCCGCTGCCCGCCGGAGGACACGGACTTCGCCGCCCGCTCACCCGCTCAGATCGAGGCGCACCTGCGCCAGGTCACCGGCTCGACGGTGGAAGTGCTGGTGGAGGCGGTCGGCACACCGCACCGGGCGGACCCGGACAGCGCCGGGGTGCGCGCCCTGCGGGAGGCGATCCAGACCGTCGGCCACCCCGGATCGCTGCTGCGCAAACACGGCGCCGCCGACAGCCGCTTCTATTTCCCGCTCGGCATCGACGCGGTCATTTTCGGTCCCACCGGCGACGGCCAGCACGGCCCGTCGGAATACCTGGAGATCAGCTCCCTGCGCCCCTACCACGACGCCCTGAGCGCATTCCTGCAATCAACTTCCCTTTTCGATACGCCCGGCGCCCCCTCCCCAACCGCACCACGCCCGCCCCGTCCGTAA
- a CDS encoding DUF1684 domain-containing protein, protein MTSFEQQWARWHDEHEQRRAAPHGFLAITGLHWLTETPQRFPGVPGEWHAEPDAIVAALESGERRFPAGQDTTLEHGDLAIEVAWRGGHGVLRPRDPAHETRVRYLGTPAYTPDEKWAVPGRFVPFDEPKPVTVGSVVEGLEHVYESPGRIEFTIGGQDLSLTAFNGGTPGALFVLFTDGTSGITTYPANRSLSVAAPGPDGSVIVDFNRATNLPCAYTEFATCPLPPAENRLPVSVEAGEQLPR, encoded by the coding sequence ATGACCAGTTTCGAACAGCAGTGGGCACGGTGGCACGACGAGCACGAGCAGCGGCGGGCCGCGCCGCACGGGTTCCTGGCGATCACCGGGCTCCACTGGCTGACCGAGACGCCGCAGCGGTTCCCCGGCGTGCCGGGCGAGTGGCACGCCGAGCCGGACGCGATCGTGGCCGCCCTGGAGTCCGGCGAGCGGCGCTTCCCAGCCGGTCAGGACACCACACTGGAGCACGGTGACCTGGCGATCGAGGTCGCCTGGCGCGGCGGCCACGGCGTGCTGCGCCCCCGCGACCCCGCCCACGAGACCCGGGTCCGATACCTCGGCACTCCCGCATACACCCCCGACGAGAAATGGGCGGTGCCCGGCCGGTTCGTCCCGTTCGACGAGCCGAAGCCGGTGACCGTCGGCTCGGTCGTCGAGGGACTGGAGCACGTCTACGAGTCCCCGGGCCGGATCGAGTTCACCATCGGCGGCCAGGACCTCTCGCTGACCGCCTTCAACGGCGGCACGCCGGGCGCGCTGTTCGTGCTGTTCACCGACGGCACCTCGGGGATCACCACCTACCCGGCCAACCGCAGCCTCAGCGTCGCCGCGCCCGGCCCGGACGGATCGGTGATCGTCGACTTCAACCGTGCCACCAACCTGCCGTGCGCGTACACCGAGTTCGCCACCTGCCCGCTGCCCCCGGCCGAGAACCGGCTGCCCGTCTCCGTCGAAGCGGGCGAGCAACTACCCCGGTGA
- a CDS encoding aminotransferase class V-fold PLP-dependent enzyme, giving the protein MSALDIVGDDLKTELPSGETVRFAHLDYAASAPCVSAAADAVAELLPRYGSVHRGTGVRSQTSTVAYEVARDVVAEFVGARPGDQVIFTRNTTDALNLLARALPAGTTTILFDGEHHANLLPWPNPLRIPTPSSPYFAINALKSVLRDLRTPAVLAITGASNVTGEIWPVRELADVAHTYGARVIVDAAQLAPHAPVDLDELGADYLAFSGHKLYAPFGSGVLAGRSDWLDAADPYLRGGGASATVGSLPGELTWADGPARHEGGTPNLLGAVALAAVCGALLVADRDALHRHEQELLERLRDGLRSIGGAREVSVFGPEHPRVGIVSLALPGHDPAQVAHRLGREHGIGVRAGQFCAHPLVRRLTNADKSDTCGVAGAGLLRASFGLGSTTEDVDRFVTGLAAVLRS; this is encoded by the coding sequence ATGTCGGCTCTCGACATCGTCGGCGACGACCTGAAGACCGAGCTTCCCAGCGGCGAGACCGTGCGCTTCGCGCACCTCGACTACGCCGCGTCCGCGCCGTGCGTCTCGGCCGCGGCGGACGCGGTGGCCGAGCTGCTGCCGCGGTACGGCAGCGTGCACCGCGGGACCGGGGTGCGCTCGCAGACCTCGACCGTGGCCTATGAGGTGGCCCGGGACGTGGTGGCCGAGTTCGTCGGCGCCCGCCCCGGCGACCAGGTGATCTTCACGCGGAACACCACGGATGCGCTCAACCTGCTGGCCCGGGCGTTGCCGGCGGGAACGACCACGATCCTGTTCGACGGGGAGCACCACGCGAACCTGCTGCCGTGGCCGAACCCGCTGCGGATTCCCACCCCGAGTTCACCATATTTCGCGATAAATGCGCTGAAGTCCGTTCTGCGGGACCTGCGGACGCCGGCGGTGCTCGCCATCACCGGCGCCAGCAACGTGACCGGCGAGATCTGGCCGGTCCGGGAGCTCGCCGACGTCGCGCACACCTACGGCGCCCGGGTGATCGTCGACGCCGCCCAGCTCGCCCCGCACGCCCCGGTCGACCTCGACGAGCTCGGCGCCGACTACCTGGCGTTCTCCGGCCACAAGCTGTACGCCCCGTTCGGCTCCGGCGTCCTGGCCGGCCGCTCGGACTGGCTGGACGCGGCCGACCCGTACCTGCGCGGCGGCGGCGCCAGCGCCACGGTCGGCTCCCTGCCCGGCGAGCTGACCTGGGCCGACGGTCCGGCCCGGCACGAGGGCGGCACCCCGAACCTGCTCGGCGCGGTGGCGCTCGCCGCGGTCTGCGGCGCCCTGCTGGTGGCGGACCGGGACGCGCTGCACCGGCATGAGCAGGAGTTGCTGGAGCGGCTGCGGGACGGGCTGCGGTCGATCGGCGGAGCGCGGGAGGTGAGCGTTTTCGGGCCGGAGCATCCTCGGGTCGGGATCGTCTCGCTCGCGCTGCCCGGGCACGATCCGGCGCAGGTGGCGCACCGGCTGGGGCGGGAGCACGGTATCGGGGTGCGGGCCGGTCAGTTCTGTGCGCATCCACTGGTGCGCCGCCTGACAAATGCTGATAAATCGGACACGTGTGGGGTGGCCGGCGCCGGCCTGCTCCGGGCCAGCTTCGGACTGGGCAGCACGACCGAGGACGTCGACCGGTTCGTGACCGGGCTCGCGGCCGTGCTGCGCTCCTGA